In one window of Drosophila innubila isolate TH190305 chromosome 2L unlocalized genomic scaffold, UK_Dinn_1.0 4_B_2L, whole genome shotgun sequence DNA:
- the LOC117780585 gene encoding protein timeless isoform X1: protein MDWLLATPQLHSVFSSLGSLQGDTYVVSPNALAILEEINNKLTYEDQTLRTFRRAIGFGQNVRSDLIPLLENAKDDAVLESVIRILVNLTVPVECLFSVDIMYRTEVGRHTIYELNKLLYSSKEAFTDPKSTKSVLEYMKHLLESETKLSPHKCDQINNCLLLLRNILHIPETHSNFLMQSSGSQQMSMQNTILWNLFIQSIDKLMLYLMSCPQRALWGVTMVQLIALIYKDQHVSTLQKLLNLWFEASLSDSSDDNESNTSPPKQGSGDSSPMLTSDPTSDASDNGSSGKKEGCEERRQALREGTEATLQEVSRKGHEYQNAMARVTANKPNRSEVASDITDLPDSSQQHKSSEEEMDDLVYDVQVQEQEHEQMSTSEPLNLTQPADNVNNTTNAVYPCTTATDTRTTASLATTTCLSYEPFKPPAPLPSRRTSLTDKLAESYNSHSHSSAVKLGQKSPHAGQLQLTKGKCCPQKRECPSTQSELSDCGYGTQVENRESISTSSNDDEGPEGKPQHQKPPCNTKPRNKQRTLVMPLDSKELRRKKLVKRSKSSLINMKGLVQHTPTDDDISNLLKEFTVDFLLKGYNYLVDELHMQLMSNTKVPIDTSHFFWLVTYFLKFAGQLELDMKHIDTILTYDVLSYLTYEGVSLCEQMEMNARQEGNDLKPNLRRMHLVVTAIREFLQAIETYNKIAHLSEDDRLHLRQLQLQIGSTTDLRCLFVLLLRRFNPSIHSKQYLQDLVVTNHILMLILDGAAKLDGGQVIGLSEHISQFATLEVMHYYGILLEDFNNNGEFVNDCIFTMMHHISGDLGQIGVLFQPIILKTFSRIWEAEYELCDDWSDLIEYVIHKFMNTPPKSPLTIPTTSLTEMTKEHNQEHTNCTWSQEDIDTLYWYYVQGKKNNDVIGKIAKLFSNNGNKLKTRITIIQQLLHQDIITLLEYDDLMKFEDAEYQRALLKTPSSVTTESGIELKECPYGKPSDDVQILLDLIIKEHKSHHLLWLQKLLVECCYIKLMLKCDCRLPEVDPIMEPVAYHCIYMQKSIPVVQWNNDQSTTMLYQPFVLLLHKLGIQLPADAGSIFARIPDYWTPETMYGLAKRLGSLDKLTLKFDPSELEDATSSGASSHYRNSGARNSLSSVSSLDVDPVESEELAMIPEVDAAVEKAAEVFAVPSIKHCNSMIRYTPDPTPPVPNWLQLVMRSKCNQRSGPATDSSDCISTTTMTADDEGIGKSSSSTSQAPHTTLNSIIPASTLACLTKMSTSNYISQHNENSSSSGCGGTVSSQSMVPLMSTSAADSNADALMKSSFERLEVTGGHFTRLNNLDQEYSAMVAAVCENEIANSDNVSVASDLTRMYVSDEDEKHEFRVPVPHYH, encoded by the exons GGTTACTCGCAACTCCACAGTTGCATAGCGTCTTCTCCTCGCTGGGCTCCCTCCAGGGTGACACCTATGTGGTCAGCCCCAATGCATTGg CCATTTTGGAGGAgattaataacaaattgacATACGAGGATCAAACTTTGCGAACCTTTCGACGGGCCATTGGATTTGGCCAAAATGTTCGATCCGATTTGATACCATTGTTGGAGAATGCCAAGGATGATGCGGTGTTGGAGTCGGTTATTCGGATACTGGTGAATTTAACGGTGCCGGTGGAATGTCTCTTCTCAGTGGATATCATGTATCGGACCGAGGTGGGACGTCACACCATCTATGAGCTGAACAAGCTGCTTTATAGCAGCAAGGAGGCCTTTACCGATCCCAAGAGCACCAAGAGTGTGCTGGAGTATATGAAGCATTTACTTGAATCCGAAACAAAATTATCGCCACACAAATGCGATCAGATCAACaattgcctgttgttgttgcgtaaTATACTTCACATTCCGGAGACCCATTCGAATTTCTTGATGCAGTCGAGTGGCAGCCAACAAATGTCAATGCAGAATACAATATTGTGGAACCTCTTCATCCAGAGCATTGACAAGTTGATGCTCTATCTGATGTCATGTCCACAACGTGCGCTTTGGGGTGTGACCATGGTCCAGTTAATTGCCTTGATCTACAAGGATCAGCATGTCAGCACATTGCAGAAATTGTTGAACCTTTGGTTCGAGGCATCTCTCTCGGATAGTTCGGATGATAATGAGAGCAACACATCGCCACCGAAACAGGGTAGCGGTGATTCGAGTCCCATGCTCACCTCGGATCCCACATCCGATGCCTCGGACAATGGCAGCAGTGGCAAGAAGGAAGGCTGCGAGGAGCGACGTCAGGCGTTGAGGGAAGGCACTGAGGCGACTCTCCAGGAGGTGAGCCGGAAGGGACATGAGTATCAGAATGCCATGGCCAGGGTGACGgcaaacaaacccaatagatcTGAGGTAGCCAGCGATATTACCGATTTGCCCGATTCATCACAGCAACACAAATCCTCGGAGGAGGAAATGGATGACTTAGTATACGACGTGCAGGTGCAGGAGCAGGAACACGAACAGATGTCCACTTCAGAACCTTTAAATCTTACCCAACCAGCTGACAATGTCAACAACACTACCAATGCGGTGTATCCATGCACCACAGCCACAGATACCCGAACCACAGCGTCGTTAGCAACAACGACTTGCTTAAGCTATGAACCATTTAAACCACCTGCACCGCTGCCCAGCCGGCGCACCTCCTTGACCGACAAGTTGGCCGAGAGTTATAACTCACATTCACATAGTTCTGCTGTCAAATTGGGACAAAAGTCACCGCATGCAGGACAGCTGCAGTTGACCAAGGGCAAATGTTGTCCTCAAAAACGAGAGTGTCCTTCCACACAGTCGGAACTCTCCGATTGCGGCTATGGCACCCAAGTGGAGAACCGAGAGTCCATCTCCACCTCCAGCAATGATGATGAGGGTCCAGAGGGTAAACCACAGCACCAGAAGCCACCGTGCAACACGAAACCACGCAACAAACAACGCACTTTGGTAATGCCACTGGACTCGAAGGAACTGCGTCGCAAGAAGCTCGTCAAGCGCAGCAAGAGCAGCCT CATCAATATGAAGGGTCTGGTTCAGCACACACCCACAGATGATGACATTTCGAATCTGCTCAAGGAATTCACGGTGGATTTTCTGCTCAAGGGCTACAACTATTTGGTGGATGAACTACACATGCAACTTATGTCTAATACG AAGGTTCCCATTGATACCTCGCACTTCTTTTGGCTCGTCACATACTTTCTGAAATTTGCTGGTCAACTGGAGCTGGACATGAAACATATTGATACCATACTCACCTACGATGTGCTCAGTTATCTCACCTATGAGGGAGTCAGTCTCTGTGagcaaatggaaatgaatGCCCGGCAGGAGGGCAATGATTTAAAGCCGAACCTTCGCCGGATGCACCTCGTGGTGACAGCTATAAGAGAGTTCCTTCAGGCTATTGAAACGTACAACAAAATCGCACATCTCAGCGAGGATGATCGTCTGCATTTGAGACAGCTTCAACTCCAGATTGGCTCCACAACCGATCTAAGATGTTTGTTTGTCCTGTTGCTGCGACGCTTCAATCCCAGCATTCATTCCAAACAGTATCTACAGGATTTGGTCGTTACCAACCACATTCTAATGCTCATTCTCGACGGTGCTGCCAAATTGGATGGTGGACAGGTCATTGGTCTATCGGAGCACATTTCACA ATTTGCCACTTTGGAGGTGATGCACTACTATGGCATCCTTCTGGAGGATTTCAATAACAATGGCGAGTTTGTTAATGATTGCATCTTTACAATGATGCATCACATTAGCGGCGATCTTGGACAAATTGGTGTGCTCTTCCAGCCTATTATACTGAAGACTTTCTCACGCATCTGGGAGGCCGAATATGAACTATGCGAT GATTGGTCCGATCTTATCGAGTATGTCATACACAAGTTTATGAACACACCCCCCAAATCTCCGCTAACTATACCAACCACATCATTGACCGAAATGACCAAGGAACACAATCAGGAGCACACCAATTG CACCTGGTCACAGGAGGATATTGATACCCTTTATTGGTATTATGTGCAGGGCAAGAAGAATAATGATGTTATAGGCAAGATCGCCAAGCTCTTTAGCAACAATGGCAATAAGTTAAAGACACGCATCACCATTATACAGCAGTTGCTGCACCAG GACATCATCACTTTGCTGGAGTATGATGATCTGATGAAGTTTGAGGATGCGGAATATCAGCGCGCGCTGCTGAAAACGCCCTCATCAGTCACCACAGAGTCGGGCATTGAGCTCAAGGAATGCCCCTACGGAAAGCCATCGGACGATGTGCAG ATCCTGCTGGACTTGATCATTAAGGAGCACAAATCGCACCACTTGTTGTGGCTACAGAAGCTGCTCGTGGAATGTTGTTACATCAAGTTGATGCTTAAATGTGACTGCCGTCTGCCTGAGGTGGATCCCATAATGGAGCCGGTGGCATATCATTGCATCTACATGCAGAAGTCTATACCGGTGGTGCAGTGGAACAATGATCAGTCGACGACGATGCTTTATCAACCatttgtgctgttgttgcacaaGTTGGGAATACAATTGCCGGCGGATGCGGGCTCGATATTTGCCAGAATTCCAGATTATTGGACGCCAGAGACAATGTATGGACTGGCGAAGAGACTGGGATCGTTGGATAAAC TGACTCTTAAGTTCGATCCCAGCGAACTGGAGGATGCCACCTCATCGGGCGCCTCTTCGCACTATCGTAATTCTGGAGCGCGAAATTCCCTCAGCTCTGTGAGCAGTCTCGATGTGGATCCCGTTGAATCCGAGGAATTGGCGATGATTCCCGAAGTGGATGCGGCAGTGGAAAAGGCAGCAGAAGTTTTTGCGGTGCCCAGCATCAAGCATTGCAATTCGATGATCAG ATATACGCCGGATCCAACGCCTCCGGTACCCAATTGGCTGCAGTTGGTCATGCGAAGCAAATGCAATCAACGATCGGGTCCAGCAACAGATTCCAGCGATTG TATAAGCACAACTACAATGACAGCTGATGACGAGGGGATCGGCAAATCGAGTTCCTCAACATCTCAGGCACCGCACACAACACTGAATTCGATAATTCCGGCTAGTACATTGGCCTGTCTGACCAAGATGAGCACCAGCAACTACATATCGCAGCACAATgagaacagcagcagctctgGCTGCGGTGGCACCGTCTCATCACAGTCGATGGTGCCATTGATGAGCACAAGTGCCGCAGACTCGAATGCGGATGCGTTGATGAAGTCATCGTTTGAGCGATTGGAGGTGACTGGTGGACATTTTACGCGGCTCAATAACTTGGATCAGGAATACAGTGCGATGGTGGCAGCGGTCTGCGAAAACGAGATAGCCAA CAGCGACAATGTTTCAGTGGCTTCGGACTTGACCCGCATGTATGTCAGCGATGAGGATGAGAAGCATGAGTTCCGTGTGCCAGTGCCGCATTATCATTGA
- the LOC117780585 gene encoding protein timeless isoform X2: MDWLLATPQLHSVFSSLGSLQGDTYVVSPNALAILEEINNKLTYEDQTLRTFRRAIGFGQNVRSDLIPLLENAKDDAVLESVIRILVNLTVPVECLFSVDIMYRTEVGRHTIYELNKLLYSSKEAFTDPKSTKSVLEYMKHLLESETKLSPHKCDQINNCLLLLRNILHIPETHSNFLMQSSGSQQMSMQNTILWNLFIQSIDKLMLYLMSCPQRALWGVTMVQLIALIYKDQHVSTLQKLLNLWFEASLSDSSDDNESNTSPPKQGSGDSSPMLTSDPTSDASDNGSSGKKEGCEERRQALREGTEATLQEVSRKGHEYQNAMARVTANKPNRSEVASDITDLPDSSQQHKSSEEEMDDLVYDVQVQEQEHEQMSTSEPLNLTQPADNVNNTTNAVYPCTTATDTRTTASLATTTCLSYEPFKPPAPLPSRRTSLTDKLAESYNSHSHSSAVKLGQKSPHAGQLQLTKGKCCPQKRECPSTQSELSDCGYGTQVENRESISTSSNDDEGPEGKPQHQKPPCNTKPRNKQRTLVMPLDSKELRRKKLVKRSKSSLINMKGLVQHTPTDDDISNLLKEFTVDFLLKGYNYLVDELHMQLMSNTVPIDTSHFFWLVTYFLKFAGQLELDMKHIDTILTYDVLSYLTYEGVSLCEQMEMNARQEGNDLKPNLRRMHLVVTAIREFLQAIETYNKIAHLSEDDRLHLRQLQLQIGSTTDLRCLFVLLLRRFNPSIHSKQYLQDLVVTNHILMLILDGAAKLDGGQVIGLSEHISQFATLEVMHYYGILLEDFNNNGEFVNDCIFTMMHHISGDLGQIGVLFQPIILKTFSRIWEAEYELCDDWSDLIEYVIHKFMNTPPKSPLTIPTTSLTEMTKEHNQEHTNCTWSQEDIDTLYWYYVQGKKNNDVIGKIAKLFSNNGNKLKTRITIIQQLLHQDIITLLEYDDLMKFEDAEYQRALLKTPSSVTTESGIELKECPYGKPSDDVQILLDLIIKEHKSHHLLWLQKLLVECCYIKLMLKCDCRLPEVDPIMEPVAYHCIYMQKSIPVVQWNNDQSTTMLYQPFVLLLHKLGIQLPADAGSIFARIPDYWTPETMYGLAKRLGSLDKLTLKFDPSELEDATSSGASSHYRNSGARNSLSSVSSLDVDPVESEELAMIPEVDAAVEKAAEVFAVPSIKHCNSMIRYTPDPTPPVPNWLQLVMRSKCNQRSGPATDSSDCISTTTMTADDEGIGKSSSSTSQAPHTTLNSIIPASTLACLTKMSTSNYISQHNENSSSSGCGGTVSSQSMVPLMSTSAADSNADALMKSSFERLEVTGGHFTRLNNLDQEYSAMVAAVCENEIANSDNVSVASDLTRMYVSDEDEKHEFRVPVPHYH, from the exons GGTTACTCGCAACTCCACAGTTGCATAGCGTCTTCTCCTCGCTGGGCTCCCTCCAGGGTGACACCTATGTGGTCAGCCCCAATGCATTGg CCATTTTGGAGGAgattaataacaaattgacATACGAGGATCAAACTTTGCGAACCTTTCGACGGGCCATTGGATTTGGCCAAAATGTTCGATCCGATTTGATACCATTGTTGGAGAATGCCAAGGATGATGCGGTGTTGGAGTCGGTTATTCGGATACTGGTGAATTTAACGGTGCCGGTGGAATGTCTCTTCTCAGTGGATATCATGTATCGGACCGAGGTGGGACGTCACACCATCTATGAGCTGAACAAGCTGCTTTATAGCAGCAAGGAGGCCTTTACCGATCCCAAGAGCACCAAGAGTGTGCTGGAGTATATGAAGCATTTACTTGAATCCGAAACAAAATTATCGCCACACAAATGCGATCAGATCAACaattgcctgttgttgttgcgtaaTATACTTCACATTCCGGAGACCCATTCGAATTTCTTGATGCAGTCGAGTGGCAGCCAACAAATGTCAATGCAGAATACAATATTGTGGAACCTCTTCATCCAGAGCATTGACAAGTTGATGCTCTATCTGATGTCATGTCCACAACGTGCGCTTTGGGGTGTGACCATGGTCCAGTTAATTGCCTTGATCTACAAGGATCAGCATGTCAGCACATTGCAGAAATTGTTGAACCTTTGGTTCGAGGCATCTCTCTCGGATAGTTCGGATGATAATGAGAGCAACACATCGCCACCGAAACAGGGTAGCGGTGATTCGAGTCCCATGCTCACCTCGGATCCCACATCCGATGCCTCGGACAATGGCAGCAGTGGCAAGAAGGAAGGCTGCGAGGAGCGACGTCAGGCGTTGAGGGAAGGCACTGAGGCGACTCTCCAGGAGGTGAGCCGGAAGGGACATGAGTATCAGAATGCCATGGCCAGGGTGACGgcaaacaaacccaatagatcTGAGGTAGCCAGCGATATTACCGATTTGCCCGATTCATCACAGCAACACAAATCCTCGGAGGAGGAAATGGATGACTTAGTATACGACGTGCAGGTGCAGGAGCAGGAACACGAACAGATGTCCACTTCAGAACCTTTAAATCTTACCCAACCAGCTGACAATGTCAACAACACTACCAATGCGGTGTATCCATGCACCACAGCCACAGATACCCGAACCACAGCGTCGTTAGCAACAACGACTTGCTTAAGCTATGAACCATTTAAACCACCTGCACCGCTGCCCAGCCGGCGCACCTCCTTGACCGACAAGTTGGCCGAGAGTTATAACTCACATTCACATAGTTCTGCTGTCAAATTGGGACAAAAGTCACCGCATGCAGGACAGCTGCAGTTGACCAAGGGCAAATGTTGTCCTCAAAAACGAGAGTGTCCTTCCACACAGTCGGAACTCTCCGATTGCGGCTATGGCACCCAAGTGGAGAACCGAGAGTCCATCTCCACCTCCAGCAATGATGATGAGGGTCCAGAGGGTAAACCACAGCACCAGAAGCCACCGTGCAACACGAAACCACGCAACAAACAACGCACTTTGGTAATGCCACTGGACTCGAAGGAACTGCGTCGCAAGAAGCTCGTCAAGCGCAGCAAGAGCAGCCT CATCAATATGAAGGGTCTGGTTCAGCACACACCCACAGATGATGACATTTCGAATCTGCTCAAGGAATTCACGGTGGATTTTCTGCTCAAGGGCTACAACTATTTGGTGGATGAACTACACATGCAACTTATGTCTAATACG GTTCCCATTGATACCTCGCACTTCTTTTGGCTCGTCACATACTTTCTGAAATTTGCTGGTCAACTGGAGCTGGACATGAAACATATTGATACCATACTCACCTACGATGTGCTCAGTTATCTCACCTATGAGGGAGTCAGTCTCTGTGagcaaatggaaatgaatGCCCGGCAGGAGGGCAATGATTTAAAGCCGAACCTTCGCCGGATGCACCTCGTGGTGACAGCTATAAGAGAGTTCCTTCAGGCTATTGAAACGTACAACAAAATCGCACATCTCAGCGAGGATGATCGTCTGCATTTGAGACAGCTTCAACTCCAGATTGGCTCCACAACCGATCTAAGATGTTTGTTTGTCCTGTTGCTGCGACGCTTCAATCCCAGCATTCATTCCAAACAGTATCTACAGGATTTGGTCGTTACCAACCACATTCTAATGCTCATTCTCGACGGTGCTGCCAAATTGGATGGTGGACAGGTCATTGGTCTATCGGAGCACATTTCACA ATTTGCCACTTTGGAGGTGATGCACTACTATGGCATCCTTCTGGAGGATTTCAATAACAATGGCGAGTTTGTTAATGATTGCATCTTTACAATGATGCATCACATTAGCGGCGATCTTGGACAAATTGGTGTGCTCTTCCAGCCTATTATACTGAAGACTTTCTCACGCATCTGGGAGGCCGAATATGAACTATGCGAT GATTGGTCCGATCTTATCGAGTATGTCATACACAAGTTTATGAACACACCCCCCAAATCTCCGCTAACTATACCAACCACATCATTGACCGAAATGACCAAGGAACACAATCAGGAGCACACCAATTG CACCTGGTCACAGGAGGATATTGATACCCTTTATTGGTATTATGTGCAGGGCAAGAAGAATAATGATGTTATAGGCAAGATCGCCAAGCTCTTTAGCAACAATGGCAATAAGTTAAAGACACGCATCACCATTATACAGCAGTTGCTGCACCAG GACATCATCACTTTGCTGGAGTATGATGATCTGATGAAGTTTGAGGATGCGGAATATCAGCGCGCGCTGCTGAAAACGCCCTCATCAGTCACCACAGAGTCGGGCATTGAGCTCAAGGAATGCCCCTACGGAAAGCCATCGGACGATGTGCAG ATCCTGCTGGACTTGATCATTAAGGAGCACAAATCGCACCACTTGTTGTGGCTACAGAAGCTGCTCGTGGAATGTTGTTACATCAAGTTGATGCTTAAATGTGACTGCCGTCTGCCTGAGGTGGATCCCATAATGGAGCCGGTGGCATATCATTGCATCTACATGCAGAAGTCTATACCGGTGGTGCAGTGGAACAATGATCAGTCGACGACGATGCTTTATCAACCatttgtgctgttgttgcacaaGTTGGGAATACAATTGCCGGCGGATGCGGGCTCGATATTTGCCAGAATTCCAGATTATTGGACGCCAGAGACAATGTATGGACTGGCGAAGAGACTGGGATCGTTGGATAAAC TGACTCTTAAGTTCGATCCCAGCGAACTGGAGGATGCCACCTCATCGGGCGCCTCTTCGCACTATCGTAATTCTGGAGCGCGAAATTCCCTCAGCTCTGTGAGCAGTCTCGATGTGGATCCCGTTGAATCCGAGGAATTGGCGATGATTCCCGAAGTGGATGCGGCAGTGGAAAAGGCAGCAGAAGTTTTTGCGGTGCCCAGCATCAAGCATTGCAATTCGATGATCAG ATATACGCCGGATCCAACGCCTCCGGTACCCAATTGGCTGCAGTTGGTCATGCGAAGCAAATGCAATCAACGATCGGGTCCAGCAACAGATTCCAGCGATTG TATAAGCACAACTACAATGACAGCTGATGACGAGGGGATCGGCAAATCGAGTTCCTCAACATCTCAGGCACCGCACACAACACTGAATTCGATAATTCCGGCTAGTACATTGGCCTGTCTGACCAAGATGAGCACCAGCAACTACATATCGCAGCACAATgagaacagcagcagctctgGCTGCGGTGGCACCGTCTCATCACAGTCGATGGTGCCATTGATGAGCACAAGTGCCGCAGACTCGAATGCGGATGCGTTGATGAAGTCATCGTTTGAGCGATTGGAGGTGACTGGTGGACATTTTACGCGGCTCAATAACTTGGATCAGGAATACAGTGCGATGGTGGCAGCGGTCTGCGAAAACGAGATAGCCAA CAGCGACAATGTTTCAGTGGCTTCGGACTTGACCCGCATGTATGTCAGCGATGAGGATGAGAAGCATGAGTTCCGTGTGCCAGTGCCGCATTATCATTGA
- the LOC117780585 gene encoding protein timeless isoform X3, translating to MDWLLATPQLHSVFSSLGSLQGDTYVVSPNALAILEEINNKLTYEDQTLRTFRRAIGFGQNVRSDLIPLLENAKDDAVLESVIRILVNLTVPVECLFSVDIMYRTEVGRHTIYELNKLLYSSKEAFTDPKSTKSVLEYMKHLLESETKLSPHKCDQINNCLLLLRNILHIPETHSNFLMQSSGSQQMSMQNTILWNLFIQSIDKLMLYLMSCPQRALWGVTMVQLIALIYKDQHVSTLQKLLNLWFEASLSDSSDDNESNTSPPKQGSGDSSPMLTSDPTSDASDNGSSGKKEGCEERRQALREGTEATLQEVSRKGHEYQNAMARVTANKPNRSEVASDITDLPDSSQQHKSSEEEMDDLVYDVQVQEQEHEQMSTSEPLNLTQPADNVNNTTNAVYPCTTATDTRTTASLATTTCLSYEPFKPPAPLPSRRTSLTDKLAESYNSHSHSSAVKLGQKSPHAGQLQLTKGKCCPQKRECPSTQSELSDCGYGTQVENRESISTSSNDDEGPEGKPQHQKPPCNTKPRNKQRTLVMPLDSKELRRKKLVKRSKSSLINMKGLVQHTPTDDDISNLLKEFTVDFLLKGYNYLVDELHMQLMSNTVPIDTSHFFWLVTYFLKFAGQLELDMKHIDTILTYDVLSYLTYEGVSLCEQMEMNARQEGNDLKPNLRRMHLVVTAIREFLQAIETYNKIAHLSEDDRLHLRQLQLQIGSTTDLRCLFVLLLRRFNPSIHSKQYLQDLVVTNHILMLILDGAAKLDGGQVIGLSEHISQFATLEVMHYYGILLEDFNNNGEFVNDCIFTMMHHISGDLGQIGVLFQPIILKTFSRIWEAEYELCDDWSDLIEYVIHKFMNTPPKSPLTIPTTSLTEMTKEHNQEHTNW from the exons GGTTACTCGCAACTCCACAGTTGCATAGCGTCTTCTCCTCGCTGGGCTCCCTCCAGGGTGACACCTATGTGGTCAGCCCCAATGCATTGg CCATTTTGGAGGAgattaataacaaattgacATACGAGGATCAAACTTTGCGAACCTTTCGACGGGCCATTGGATTTGGCCAAAATGTTCGATCCGATTTGATACCATTGTTGGAGAATGCCAAGGATGATGCGGTGTTGGAGTCGGTTATTCGGATACTGGTGAATTTAACGGTGCCGGTGGAATGTCTCTTCTCAGTGGATATCATGTATCGGACCGAGGTGGGACGTCACACCATCTATGAGCTGAACAAGCTGCTTTATAGCAGCAAGGAGGCCTTTACCGATCCCAAGAGCACCAAGAGTGTGCTGGAGTATATGAAGCATTTACTTGAATCCGAAACAAAATTATCGCCACACAAATGCGATCAGATCAACaattgcctgttgttgttgcgtaaTATACTTCACATTCCGGAGACCCATTCGAATTTCTTGATGCAGTCGAGTGGCAGCCAACAAATGTCAATGCAGAATACAATATTGTGGAACCTCTTCATCCAGAGCATTGACAAGTTGATGCTCTATCTGATGTCATGTCCACAACGTGCGCTTTGGGGTGTGACCATGGTCCAGTTAATTGCCTTGATCTACAAGGATCAGCATGTCAGCACATTGCAGAAATTGTTGAACCTTTGGTTCGAGGCATCTCTCTCGGATAGTTCGGATGATAATGAGAGCAACACATCGCCACCGAAACAGGGTAGCGGTGATTCGAGTCCCATGCTCACCTCGGATCCCACATCCGATGCCTCGGACAATGGCAGCAGTGGCAAGAAGGAAGGCTGCGAGGAGCGACGTCAGGCGTTGAGGGAAGGCACTGAGGCGACTCTCCAGGAGGTGAGCCGGAAGGGACATGAGTATCAGAATGCCATGGCCAGGGTGACGgcaaacaaacccaatagatcTGAGGTAGCCAGCGATATTACCGATTTGCCCGATTCATCACAGCAACACAAATCCTCGGAGGAGGAAATGGATGACTTAGTATACGACGTGCAGGTGCAGGAGCAGGAACACGAACAGATGTCCACTTCAGAACCTTTAAATCTTACCCAACCAGCTGACAATGTCAACAACACTACCAATGCGGTGTATCCATGCACCACAGCCACAGATACCCGAACCACAGCGTCGTTAGCAACAACGACTTGCTTAAGCTATGAACCATTTAAACCACCTGCACCGCTGCCCAGCCGGCGCACCTCCTTGACCGACAAGTTGGCCGAGAGTTATAACTCACATTCACATAGTTCTGCTGTCAAATTGGGACAAAAGTCACCGCATGCAGGACAGCTGCAGTTGACCAAGGGCAAATGTTGTCCTCAAAAACGAGAGTGTCCTTCCACACAGTCGGAACTCTCCGATTGCGGCTATGGCACCCAAGTGGAGAACCGAGAGTCCATCTCCACCTCCAGCAATGATGATGAGGGTCCAGAGGGTAAACCACAGCACCAGAAGCCACCGTGCAACACGAAACCACGCAACAAACAACGCACTTTGGTAATGCCACTGGACTCGAAGGAACTGCGTCGCAAGAAGCTCGTCAAGCGCAGCAAGAGCAGCCT CATCAATATGAAGGGTCTGGTTCAGCACACACCCACAGATGATGACATTTCGAATCTGCTCAAGGAATTCACGGTGGATTTTCTGCTCAAGGGCTACAACTATTTGGTGGATGAACTACACATGCAACTTATGTCTAATACG GTTCCCATTGATACCTCGCACTTCTTTTGGCTCGTCACATACTTTCTGAAATTTGCTGGTCAACTGGAGCTGGACATGAAACATATTGATACCATACTCACCTACGATGTGCTCAGTTATCTCACCTATGAGGGAGTCAGTCTCTGTGagcaaatggaaatgaatGCCCGGCAGGAGGGCAATGATTTAAAGCCGAACCTTCGCCGGATGCACCTCGTGGTGACAGCTATAAGAGAGTTCCTTCAGGCTATTGAAACGTACAACAAAATCGCACATCTCAGCGAGGATGATCGTCTGCATTTGAGACAGCTTCAACTCCAGATTGGCTCCACAACCGATCTAAGATGTTTGTTTGTCCTGTTGCTGCGACGCTTCAATCCCAGCATTCATTCCAAACAGTATCTACAGGATTTGGTCGTTACCAACCACATTCTAATGCTCATTCTCGACGGTGCTGCCAAATTGGATGGTGGACAGGTCATTGGTCTATCGGAGCACATTTCACA ATTTGCCACTTTGGAGGTGATGCACTACTATGGCATCCTTCTGGAGGATTTCAATAACAATGGCGAGTTTGTTAATGATTGCATCTTTACAATGATGCATCACATTAGCGGCGATCTTGGACAAATTGGTGTGCTCTTCCAGCCTATTATACTGAAGACTTTCTCACGCATCTGGGAGGCCGAATATGAACTATGCGAT GATTGGTCCGATCTTATCGAGTATGTCATACACAAGTTTATGAACACACCCCCCAAATCTCCGCTAACTATACCAACCACATCATTGACCGAAATGACCAAGGAACACAATCAGGAGCACACCAATTGGTAa